Proteins co-encoded in one Zalophus californianus isolate mZalCal1 chromosome 9, mZalCal1.pri.v2, whole genome shotgun sequence genomic window:
- the C9H12orf57 gene encoding protein C10 isoform X1 produces the protein MASASAQPAALSAEQAKVVLAEVIQAFSAPENAVRMDEARDNACNDMGKMLQFVLPVATQIQQEVIKAYGFSCDGEGVLKFARLVKSYEAQDPEIASLSGKLKALFLPPMTLPPHGPASGGSVAAS, from the exons ATGGCGTCCGCCTCGGCCCAGCCCGCGGCCCTGAGCGCCGAACAAGCCAAGG TGGTCCTGGCCGAGGTAATCCAGGCGTTCTCGGCCCCGGAGAATGCCGTGCGCATGGACGAGGCTCGGGACAACGCGTGCAACGACATGGGCAAAATGCTGCAGTTCGTGCTGCCTGTGGCCACGCAGATTCAGCAGGAGGTTATCAAGGCCTATGGCTTCAGCTGCGACGGGGAAG GTGTCCTGAAGTTTGCCCGCTTGGTCAAGTCTTATGAAGCCCAGGATCCCGAGATTGCCAGCTTGTCGGGGAAGCTGAAGGCGCTGTTCCTGCCGCCCATGACATTGCCTCCCCACGGGCCTGCTTCTGGCGGCAGTGTGGCTGCCTCCTGA
- the C9H12orf57 gene encoding protein C10 isoform X2, which produces MDEARDNACNDMGKMLQFVLPVATQIQQEVIKAYGFSCDGEGVLKFARLVKSYEAQDPEIASLSGKLKALFLPPMTLPPHGPASGGSVAAS; this is translated from the exons ATGGACGAGGCTCGGGACAACGCGTGCAACGACATGGGCAAAATGCTGCAGTTCGTGCTGCCTGTGGCCACGCAGATTCAGCAGGAGGTTATCAAGGCCTATGGCTTCAGCTGCGACGGGGAAG GTGTCCTGAAGTTTGCCCGCTTGGTCAAGTCTTATGAAGCCCAGGATCCCGAGATTGCCAGCTTGTCGGGGAAGCTGAAGGCGCTGTTCCTGCCGCCCATGACATTGCCTCCCCACGGGCCTGCTTCTGGCGGCAGTGTGGCTGCCTCCTGA